Proteins co-encoded in one Sulfuricystis thermophila genomic window:
- a CDS encoding Spy/CpxP family protein refolding chaperone: MKRTHFLGLVLAAGLGTAAFAQPGMTTNDGMGPMGKMGRPAAMRFDPAARVKERLDYQKYQLKITPEQEALWNAFAEKVQAEAGKGLMEMRALAADTKLTAPERMAKREALMEERLAAMKAVHESFNRLYAALTPEQKAIADREAARIGKGPMGGRHGRMMPPQG; the protein is encoded by the coding sequence ATGAAACGCACACATTTCCTCGGTCTCGTTCTCGCCGCCGGCCTCGGCACGGCCGCCTTTGCCCAGCCCGGCATGACGACCAATGACGGCATGGGGCCGATGGGCAAGATGGGTCGCCCGGCGGCGATGCGCTTCGATCCCGCCGCGCGCGTCAAGGAACGTCTCGACTACCAGAAATACCAGCTCAAGATCACCCCCGAGCAGGAAGCGTTGTGGAACGCCTTTGCCGAGAAAGTGCAGGCCGAGGCGGGCAAGGGCCTGATGGAAATGCGCGCGCTGGCCGCCGATACCAAGCTCACCGCGCCGGAACGCATGGCGAAGCGCGAGGCCTTGATGGAAGAGCGTCTGGCCGCAATGAAGGCCGTGCATGAGAGTTTCAACCGCCTTTATGCGGCATTGACGCCCGAACAGAAGGCCATCGCCGACCGCGAGGCCGCGCGTATCGGCAAGGGGCCGATGGGCGGGCGTCACGGCCGCATGATGCCCCCGCAGGGCTGA
- a CDS encoding YbaB/EbfC family nucleoid-associated protein has protein sequence MNKGGIANLMKQAQKMQENMQKAQEELANLEVEGQSGAGAVKIVMTCKHDVKRVTIDPSVMDDKEMLEDLIAAAVNDANRRVEATVQERMGALTAGLPLPPGMKLPF, from the coding sequence CTGAATAAAGGCGGTATCGCCAACCTGATGAAACAGGCGCAGAAGATGCAGGAAAACATGCAGAAGGCGCAGGAAGAGCTGGCCAATCTCGAAGTCGAGGGCCAGTCGGGCGCCGGCGCCGTGAAGATCGTCATGACCTGCAAACATGACGTCAAACGCGTCACCATCGATCCGTCGGTGATGGACGACAAGGAAATGCTCGAAGACCTGATCGCCGCGGCGGTCAACGACGCCAACCGCCGCGTCGAAGCGACGGTTCAGGAACGCATGGGGGCACTCACCGCGGGCCTGCCGCTGCCGCCGGGGATGAAGCTGCCGTTCTGA
- the dnaX gene encoding DNA polymerase III subunit gamma/tau, which produces MSYQVLARKWRPKSFDTLVGQEHVVRALKHALEQQRLHHAYLFTGTRGVGKTTIARIMAKALNCEQGVTATPCGVCTPCREIDAGRFIDYVEMDAASNRGVEDMAALLEKAAYAPNAGRYKVYMIDEVHQLSGHAFNAMLKTLEEPPEHVKFILATTDPQKIPVTVLSRCLQFNLKQMPQAAIVDHLARVLEAEGVPFEPAALRHLAKAAAGSMRDALSLLDQAIAHGAGRVEEEGVRSMLGTVGDDHLFALLDGLAAGDIQAMLAVARTMEERSLSFEAALQELATLFHRIALVQFAPEAILDEAERARLAPYAERLDAEFLQLCYQIVTHGRDELALAPDEAAGFGMTLLRLHAFRPGGGEEKPARAAALAPARKPAAGIAPSAASAVPAAPAPAVTEEPAPDDWHELVEGNTLTGMARQLAQHCELVERNGQKIVLRLDPAHRFLQMHQDKLRAELAKHFAQPVTLEIQLGLPNGVTPKARADQRKRERQEQAIAAIEGDPFVREVCDLFDASIDESTIKPL; this is translated from the coding sequence ATGAGCTATCAAGTTCTTGCCCGCAAGTGGCGCCCGAAGTCCTTCGACACGCTCGTCGGACAGGAGCATGTCGTGCGGGCGCTCAAGCACGCGCTCGAACAGCAGCGGCTCCATCACGCTTATCTGTTCACCGGCACGCGCGGCGTCGGCAAGACGACGATCGCGCGCATCATGGCGAAGGCCCTGAATTGCGAGCAGGGCGTCACCGCCACGCCCTGCGGCGTATGCACGCCATGCCGCGAGATCGACGCCGGCCGCTTCATCGATTACGTCGAAATGGACGCCGCCTCGAATCGCGGCGTCGAGGACATGGCGGCGCTGCTGGAGAAGGCTGCCTATGCGCCGAATGCCGGCCGCTACAAGGTCTATATGATCGACGAAGTGCACCAGCTCTCCGGGCATGCCTTCAACGCGATGCTGAAGACGCTCGAAGAGCCGCCGGAGCACGTCAAGTTCATCCTCGCCACCACCGATCCGCAGAAGATCCCCGTCACGGTGCTTTCCCGCTGCCTGCAGTTCAACCTGAAGCAGATGCCGCAGGCGGCCATCGTCGACCATTTGGCGCGCGTGCTCGAAGCCGAGGGCGTGCCGTTCGAACCCGCCGCGCTGCGCCATCTCGCCAAGGCGGCGGCCGGCTCGATGCGCGATGCGTTGTCACTGCTCGATCAGGCGATCGCCCACGGCGCGGGACGCGTCGAGGAAGAGGGCGTGCGATCGATGCTCGGCACCGTCGGCGACGATCATCTCTTTGCACTGCTCGACGGGCTTGCCGCCGGTGACATCCAGGCGATGCTCGCCGTGGCCAGGACGATGGAAGAACGCAGCCTGAGTTTCGAAGCGGCGCTGCAAGAGCTGGCGACCTTGTTCCACCGCATCGCCCTCGTCCAGTTCGCGCCCGAGGCGATCCTCGACGAAGCCGAGCGTGCGCGGCTTGCGCCGTATGCCGAACGTCTCGATGCCGAATTCCTTCAGCTCTGTTACCAGATCGTCACCCACGGGCGCGATGAGCTGGCGCTGGCGCCCGACGAGGCGGCCGGCTTCGGCATGACCTTGCTGCGACTCCATGCCTTCCGGCCGGGTGGCGGCGAGGAGAAGCCCGCGCGTGCTGCCGCCCTGGCGCCTGCGCGCAAGCCAGCTGCCGGTATCGCGCCGTCAGCGGCATCCGCAGTGCCGGCGGCTCCCGCGCCGGCGGTAACGGAGGAGCCTGCTCCTGACGACTGGCATGAGCTGGTCGAGGGCAATACGCTCACCGGCATGGCGCGCCAGCTCGCCCAGCATTGCGAGCTGGTCGAACGTAACGGCCAGAAGATCGTGCTGCGCCTCGACCCGGCGCACCGTTTCCTGCAAATGCATCAGGACAAGTTGCGTGCCGAACTGGCGAAACATTTCGCTCAGCCCGTCACCCTCGAGATCCAGCTCGGCCTGCCGAACGGCGTTACGCCGAAGGCGCGCGCAGACCAGCGGAAAAGAGAGCGGCAGGAACAGGCGATTGCCGCGATCGAGGGCGATCCCTTCGTGCGCGAGGTCTGCGACCTGTTCGATGCCAGCATCGACGAATCCACCATCAAACCCCTCTAA
- a CDS encoding alpha/beta fold hydrolase, which translates to MRQKFVQCLSPAGFHKMAYVEWGDPANSHVLVCVHGLTRCGRDFDYLAERLADRFRVVCPDVVGRGMSDWLRDPHHYTIPQYAQDMVALIARLDVERVDWLGTSMGGIIGMALAAQAGTPIARLILNDVGPLINAAALQRIGEYLASPPDFATPQEAEAYIRVIAAPFGKLTDAQWQHLTQHVIKAGPNGRFQLRYDPGIAVPYAEAARDGQDIDLWPVYDAIRCPTLVIRGAESDLLSPETVAAMRSRGPRAESVEIPAVGHAPMFLDDAQVAIVRDWLERESC; encoded by the coding sequence ATGCGTCAAAAATTCGTCCAATGCTTGAGCCCGGCCGGGTTCCACAAGATGGCCTATGTCGAATGGGGCGATCCCGCCAATTCTCACGTGCTGGTCTGCGTGCATGGCCTGACACGCTGCGGGCGCGATTTCGACTATCTCGCCGAGCGCCTCGCCGACCGCTTTCGCGTCGTCTGCCCGGACGTGGTCGGGCGCGGGATGAGCGACTGGCTGCGCGATCCGCATCACTACACGATTCCCCAATATGCCCAGGACATGGTGGCACTGATCGCCCGGCTCGATGTCGAGCGCGTCGATTGGCTCGGCACCTCGATGGGTGGCATCATCGGCATGGCGCTGGCGGCGCAAGCCGGAACGCCGATCGCCCGCCTGATCCTCAACGACGTCGGACCGCTGATCAATGCCGCGGCCTTGCAGCGCATCGGCGAGTACCTCGCTTCGCCGCCCGACTTCGCCACGCCGCAGGAAGCCGAGGCCTACATTCGTGTCATCGCCGCGCCGTTTGGCAAGCTCACCGATGCGCAGTGGCAGCACCTGACGCAGCACGTCATCAAGGCCGGGCCGAACGGCCGCTTCCAGCTGCGTTACGATCCCGGCATCGCCGTTCCCTACGCGGAAGCCGCCCGCGACGGCCAGGACATCGACCTGTGGCCGGTTTATGACGCGATCCGCTGCCCGACGCTGGTGATCCGCGGTGCCGAGTCCGATCTGCTCTCGCCCGAGACCGTCGCGGCGATGCGCAGCCGTGGCCCGCGGGCGGAGAGCGTCGAGATCCCGGCGGTCGGCCATGCGCCGATGTTCCTCGACGATGCGCAGGTGGCCATCGTGCGTGATTGGCTGGAACGCGAAAGCTGCTAA
- a CDS encoding low molecular weight protein-tyrosine-phosphatase: MRERILFVCMGNICRSPTAEGVARELARRRGLHDFFEFDSAGTHGYHVGNPPDRRAQEAAKKRGYDLSSLRARQVNEFDFVRFDRILAMDCDNLALLRQACPDEHHGKLGLFLEFAPQRGFDEVPDPYYGGPEGFEIVLDLVEAAAEGLLSRLAPQK; encoded by the coding sequence ATGAGAGAACGCATCCTGTTCGTCTGCATGGGCAACATCTGCCGCTCGCCCACCGCCGAAGGTGTGGCGCGCGAGTTGGCCAGGCGGCGCGGATTACATGACTTTTTCGAGTTCGATTCGGCGGGGACGCATGGCTATCACGTCGGCAATCCGCCCGATCGACGCGCGCAGGAAGCGGCGAAAAAGCGCGGCTACGATCTATCGAGCTTGCGCGCCCGTCAGGTCAATGAATTCGACTTCGTGCGTTTCGACCGCATCCTGGCGATGGATTGCGACAATCTGGCGCTATTGCGTCAGGCCTGCCCGGACGAGCATCACGGCAAGCTCGGTCTGTTCCTCGAATTTGCGCCGCAGAGGGGTTTCGATGAAGTGCCCGACCCCTACTACGGCGGACCGGAAGGCTTCGAAATCGTCCTCGATTTGGTCGAGGCGGCGGCCGAGGGGTTGTTGAGCCGGCTCGCCCCACAAAAGTGA